The sequence CGCGAATCCGGCCAATGTCCTGGCCGGCATCCTGGCTTCGCTGCACGATGGAAACGGGCGGGTCACGATTCCTGGCTTCTACGACGACGTCCGCCCGCTCTCCAGCGATGAACGCGAAGCCCTCGCCCGACACGGCATGAGCGATGCTCAACTCCTGGCCGCTACAGGAAGCCCCGCCCCCTTCGGCGAGCTGGGCTTCACCACCACCGAACGGTACGGGGCTCGCCCCACCCTCGATGTCAACGGCTTGGTCAGCGGCTACATCGACGAAGGGGCGGCGACGATTCTCCCGTCTCGGGCGGCGGCCAAAGTCTCCATGCGACTGGTCGGCGATCAAGATCCCGACACAATCTCCAAAGCGTTCGACGCGGCCGTGCGGACGGCCTGTCCCGCCACCGTGCGACTCACCATCCTCGAACACTCGAACTGCGCGGCCTACCTTGCTCCGACCGATTCGCCGGGGATGAAGGCGGCCAGCGCGGCCCTCACCGAAACCTACGGCAAGCCACCCATCCTCACCCGGGGAGGCGGCACCCTGCCCATCCTGCCCATGTTCAGGAAGATCCTCGGGGCCGACAGCATCATGCTGGGCTTCTCCTCGCCGGACTGCAACGTCCACAGTCCCAACGAGTTCTTCCACGTCCGCGAGTTCGAGACGGGTACGCGTTGCGTGCTTCGATTCCTATCGCTGATGGGGAGTGTTCGGAGCTAACATCATCCCTGTCAAAGAGTTATGTTCTCTCGGGGACCGGACGATTCACCCCGCGGCCCTGGGACGACCTGGGTCCGAATCACTTCCGTCGTTTCTGGAACCGCCTTGTCGTCAACGTATCCGGGGTTTTGGCCGATGGATGGTTAGGTTGATACCCCTCCGGTCGACTTGACGTCGTCCGGGTGGAGATGCACATTACTGCTTGTGCGCCATGGAATTAGAGCCAGGTGCGCGCCTGATAGGCCTGGCAGAATGGGAGGTCAGTGATGGTGTCGCTACGTAAGAGCATGACTGTGGCCGTACTCACTTACGCCGCATTGCTGCCTGCATCGGCGGTCAGGGCAGACATCAGCCTCAAGAAGGCGTTCCTCATCGGCCTCAACCAATTCGACAACACCGTCGGCATTGAGAAGAACCTCCTGGGCAAGGGGTACGACTTCGCCGCCGCGGCGCCTTACGTGGGTCAGAACTACAACTTCGGTTTCGCCGATCTGACGCTCGGGGCGACGTCGGCGACCACGGTGCGGCTCGCCGCCGGGTACACGACCCGAGGCATACCGACCGCCACCTTCTCCCTGGCTACCGGCAACAACCCCTTGAGCTACGTATTCCAGATTGACCCCGGTTTCCAGAATCTCACCGCCGCGGGTAACGTGGCCATTAACGTCAACACGAAAATCAACGCCTTGGGTTTCTACGACCAGACGTTCCAGATCTCCAACCGCGGCACCTACACGGCCAAAGGGTGGCTGGGGAATGACCAGCAGAGCCTCGATTTCGACGCCGGCCCGATCGTGGTTTCGGGCAACATCTACACGGATGCCGCCGCCGCCGTAACCAAGCCCTTCTTCGATGCGGTCGGCACGTTCAACCCATTTGAGAAGCTCAGCAGCCGATCCGCCAGGATCGCAGGCCTGGACGCCAGCATCGATGCCTTGAACGCCAAGCTGGTCACCGGGCACGCCCTCACCAGCGAGGAGACGAATACCCTGGTTAACAACACGATCCTGGCCGCGCTGCTCGGTGAGAAGCCGTCCAGCCACCTGTTCGACGCGTTCATGGTCCCGGAGGGCCTCTTGAGCGATGGCAACGGGATCGGGCCCATGGCGGTGAACGTCCCGGAACCGAGCTGCCTTGGGTTGCTGATCGTCGGCCTCCTGGCCCTGCGCCCCAGCCGCCGGTCTCGACGCTGAACGCACCGTTCTTCGCACGCGAGTGGAAGCCATCGGGCCTGGGGCAAACCGCCTCAGGCCCGCTTCATTGGTTTGACCCCTGTTCGGCAAGCCCCTTATACTCGCCGGGCGTCATCGTGGAGATGGGCCTCTCAGGGGTGCGAGCTGGCATGCCGTCAATTCAGGTTCTTCCCGATCTCCTGGTCAACAAGATCGCTGCTGGCGAGGTCGTTGAGCGTCCGGCCAGCGTGGTCAAGGAGCTTGTCGAGAACAGTCTCGATTCCGGTGCCCACCACATCGAGATCGCCATCGAAGAGGGTGGTCGCAGACTCACTCGCGTGGTCGACGACGGTTCCGGCATGGACGCCGAGGACTTGGCCCGCTGCGTTCTCCCACACGCGACCAGCAAGATTCGCGGCGAGAGCGACCTGTTCGCGATTCGCACCATGGGTTTTCGCGGCGAGGCACTGCCGAGCATTGGCTCGGTCTCCCAGCTCCGCATCGTCTCTCGTCGCGCCGACACCCACGAGGCCCACGAAATCCGTATGGCCGGCGACCAGGTCGAACCCATCATCGCCGCAAGCGGCCCGCCGGGCACCACCGTCGAGGTTCGCGAGCTGTTCTTCAATGTCCCCGCCCGCCAGAAGTTCCTGCGCACCGCCCAGACCGAGATGGGACACATCACCGAACAGGTCGCCCGCATCGCTCTGGTCCACCCCGGTATCGAGTTTCGGCTGACGCACAACGGCCGGCTGATCCACCACCTCCGCCCGGCGGACCATGTTCGCTCCCGCGTGGCCGATCTGTACGGCGCGGAACTGGCCGACTCACTCCTCGAGTTCACGCGCGACGAACGCGGCCTCAACATCCGCGGTTACGCGGGCCGGCCGGCCGATAGTCGCTCCTCCGGCAAGTGGCAGTACATCTTCCTCAACGGTCGCTACATCCACGACCGCTTCGTCTCCGCCGCCGCCCGCGAGGCCTACCGCGGACTCATGGAGGCCAACCGCTACCCCGTCTTCTTCATCGCCCTCCAAGTCGATCCCGCCGCAGTCGACGTCAACGTGCACCCGACCAAGAGCGAGGTCCGCTGGCAGGATTCGAATGTCGTCTACTCCCAGGTCCTCTCGGTCCTGCGCGATCGCTTCCTCAACGCCAATCTGACCACGCAGTACCGCCCCAATCCCGGCGGCCGACCGGCCCCTGCACCGTTCGCAGCACCGGCCACCGGTCTGCGGGCCCTCTCTCCCGACCCGACCGACAGCATGACCCAGGATGAACTCGATGCCGACCGCCGCCGCGAAGTACGCCAATCCGTCGCCGAATTCTACAAGCGCAGTCTGCCCGCCGGCCATCTGCCGCCGCCGGGCGGCCCAGCCTCCGCAGGTGCGTCCGGCGAGCCGGGCTGCGACTGGTCCAGGCGCTCGCCGATGGTCCGCACCTCATGGCCATCAACGCCGGCCGAGTACTCCGCAGCCACGACGGCAGGGGACCGAGAGACAGGGTCAACCGCGGCCGAGCCCCAGCTCGCCTCGCCGCATCCGCCGGTTTGGAGTGCTCCGGCCGGCGGCTCAAGTCCCGCAGGTCGTGCACCCCGGGTGATTCAGGTTCACAGGGCGTTCCTCGTCACCGAAAGCGACGATGGCTTGACCATCATCGACCAGCACGCCCTTCACGAACGCATCCTCTACGAAAAGATCTCCGAACAGATCCGCCGCGGATCCCTCGAGTCTCAACGCTTGCTGCTGCCCGAAACCGTGAATGTGGCCCCGGATCACGTCGCCCTGATCGAGTCCCATGGGCAGCTGTTCGGCCAGCTCGGCTTCGAGCTCAGCCCCTATGGCCCGAGCACCATCGCCGTCCATGCCGCCCCGTCGCTGCTGAGCCCCGAACGGGTCGCAGACTTCGTCCGTGACGCCCTCGATCGACTGGTGGCCCGCGATGCGCCCGCCTCCGGAGAAATGCTGATGAACGACCTGATCGCCATGTGCGCCTGCAAGGCGGCCGTCAAAGCCGGTGATCCGCTCTCCCCGGCGGAAATCGAATCGCTCATGGCCCAACGCCATCTCGTCGATCGTTCGACCAACTGCCCCCACGGCCGGCCAACGTCCCTCAATCTGGCCCTCAGCGATCTCGAGAAGCAGTTCAAGCGAACGTAGGCGGCAAAACGGCCGGACGAGGCCTATAGTGTGTTGAGGAGGTAATAGTAAGCTAAAAGTGGCTGGCGGTCGCTCTGCGGGTGCCGGGCGGAGGCGCGGACCGCGGCGGCTGACAATGAACGGCCGAGCACTCCGCCGCCGGCGT comes from Phycisphaerae bacterium and encodes:
- a CDS encoding dipeptidase, with the translated sequence MTFLRFETISAQSIHADDMRWCTEWIRGQLDLAGIEARVVPTAGHPAVLGDSGPLPGRPSAPTLLVYGHYDVQPVGDLRLWKSPPFEPAIRDGTIFARGSADDKGQTMTHLAAMRSWKETGEPLPVRVKFLIEGEEEIGSVHLPDLVRERADELACDYVVLSDTSRYDDDTPAMDYATRGLVYKEIIVDGPARDLHSGQYGGTVANPANVLAGILASLHDGNGRVTIPGFYDDVRPLSSDEREALARHGMSDAQLLAATGSPAPFGELGFTTTERYGARPTLDVNGLVSGYIDEGAATILPSRAAAKVSMRLVGDQDPDTISKAFDAAVRTACPATVRLTILEHSNCAAYLAPTDSPGMKAASAALTETYGKPPILTRGGGTLPILPMFRKILGADSIMLGFSSPDCNVHSPNEFFHVREFETGTRCVLRFLSLMGSVRS
- the mutL gene encoding DNA mismatch repair endonuclease MutL produces the protein MPSIQVLPDLLVNKIAAGEVVERPASVVKELVENSLDSGAHHIEIAIEEGGRRLTRVVDDGSGMDAEDLARCVLPHATSKIRGESDLFAIRTMGFRGEALPSIGSVSQLRIVSRRADTHEAHEIRMAGDQVEPIIAASGPPGTTVEVRELFFNVPARQKFLRTAQTEMGHITEQVARIALVHPGIEFRLTHNGRLIHHLRPADHVRSRVADLYGAELADSLLEFTRDERGLNIRGYAGRPADSRSSGKWQYIFLNGRYIHDRFVSAAAREAYRGLMEANRYPVFFIALQVDPAAVDVNVHPTKSEVRWQDSNVVYSQVLSVLRDRFLNANLTTQYRPNPGGRPAPAPFAAPATGLRALSPDPTDSMTQDELDADRRREVRQSVAEFYKRSLPAGHLPPPGGPASAGASGEPGCDWSRRSPMVRTSWPSTPAEYSAATTAGDRETGSTAAEPQLASPHPPVWSAPAGGSSPAGRAPRVIQVHRAFLVTESDDGLTIIDQHALHERILYEKISEQIRRGSLESQRLLLPETVNVAPDHVALIESHGQLFGQLGFELSPYGPSTIAVHAAPSLLSPERVADFVRDALDRLVARDAPASGEMLMNDLIAMCACKAAVKAGDPLSPAEIESLMAQRHLVDRSTNCPHGRPTSLNLALSDLEKQFKRT